A window of Mucilaginibacter sp. PAMC 26640 contains these coding sequences:
- a CDS encoding ATP-dependent DNA helicase: protein MDYLQGLNPEQKAAVLQIQGPVMIIAGAGSGKTRVITYRVAHLIRSGVDSFNILVLTFTNKAAREMRERINHICGPEAKNIWMGTFHSVFAKLLRVEADKIGYPNNFTIYDTDDSKSVIRAILKEMNLDDKLYSQNFVYNRISAAKNNLVGWQEYQNNDQIQADDHSGGRGMLGKIYETYAQRCYRAGAMDFDDLLFKTNELLKLHPEVLNKYQHKFKYLMVDEYQDTNFSQYLIVKRLAAVNENICVVGDDAQSIYAFRGANIQNILNFEKDYPDLKVFKLEQNYRSTQNIVNVANSIIANNKEQLKKNVFSEKETGDKIKVMRAFSDNEEGKMVAEAIMENRSSKGMKWHDFAILYRTNAQSRSMEEALRKLNIPYKIYGGLSFYQRKEIKDLIAYFRLTFNPNDEEALKRVINYPKRGIGDTTVDRVIVAADKNNLTPFDIILQPTRYIEKAPASLAAFAAMIQSFQVLAKNQSAYEAALYIAQHSGLLKDLYEDKSVEGLNRYENIQELLNGIKEFSEREDIEEKGLEIFMQDVALLTNDDKDKDKNADTVSLMTIHSSKGLEFPQVHVVGLEENLFPSQMSLNARSDLEEERRLFYVAVTRAESKLTISYATSRFKFGTLISCEPSRFLDEIDAKYLELDFSAKPAASSSFFDDERNAWTRKDTNKGDTFSKPKPATTPPPVKTTSILAKAHVPSPGFKPSDTSGLQVGMQVEHERFGFGKVINLEGNKPDIKATIFFKEIGQKQLLLKFAKLSIINGTD from the coding sequence TTGGATTATTTACAAGGGTTAAACCCCGAACAAAAGGCGGCCGTACTACAAATACAGGGCCCGGTGATGATTATTGCCGGTGCCGGTTCCGGCAAAACACGTGTTATTACTTATCGGGTTGCCCACCTCATCCGCAGCGGGGTAGATTCATTTAATATACTGGTACTAACGTTTACCAACAAGGCCGCCCGCGAAATGCGCGAGCGGATTAACCACATTTGCGGCCCCGAAGCCAAGAATATCTGGATGGGTACTTTCCACTCGGTGTTTGCCAAATTGCTGAGGGTTGAGGCCGATAAAATTGGCTATCCAAATAATTTTACCATTTATGATACCGACGACAGTAAAAGTGTTATCCGTGCCATATTGAAGGAAATGAACCTGGATGACAAGCTGTACAGTCAGAATTTTGTTTATAATCGCATTTCGGCTGCTAAGAATAATTTAGTGGGATGGCAGGAATATCAAAATAATGATCAGATCCAGGCAGACGATCATTCCGGCGGACGCGGAATGCTGGGGAAAATCTATGAAACCTATGCCCAACGTTGCTATCGCGCAGGCGCTATGGACTTTGATGATTTGCTTTTTAAAACCAATGAGCTACTTAAACTGCACCCCGAAGTGCTGAATAAATACCAGCATAAGTTTAAATACCTGATGGTAGATGAGTACCAGGATACCAACTTTTCGCAATATTTAATTGTAAAACGCCTGGCTGCTGTAAACGAGAATATTTGTGTGGTAGGTGATGATGCGCAGAGTATCTACGCCTTTCGCGGGGCCAATATCCAAAATATCCTCAATTTTGAAAAGGATTATCCTGACCTCAAAGTGTTTAAACTGGAGCAGAACTATCGCTCTACCCAAAATATTGTAAATGTTGCTAACAGTATTATTGCCAATAATAAAGAGCAGCTGAAGAAAAACGTCTTCTCGGAAAAAGAAACCGGCGACAAAATAAAGGTTATGCGCGCCTTCAGCGATAATGAAGAAGGTAAAATGGTGGCTGAGGCCATTATGGAAAACCGCAGCAGCAAAGGCATGAAGTGGCACGATTTCGCCATTTTATACCGCACAAACGCCCAGTCAAGGTCAATGGAGGAGGCTTTACGCAAGCTTAATATTCCTTACAAGATATATGGAGGATTATCCTTTTACCAGCGCAAAGAGATTAAGGACCTGATTGCCTATTTCAGACTCACCTTTAACCCTAACGATGAGGAAGCCTTAAAACGGGTTATCAATTATCCTAAGCGCGGTATTGGAGACACCACCGTTGACCGTGTTATCGTAGCTGCAGACAAAAATAACCTTACCCCTTTCGATATCATCCTGCAGCCAACACGCTATATTGAAAAAGCGCCGGCCTCTTTGGCGGCGTTTGCAGCCATGATCCAAAGCTTCCAGGTGCTTGCAAAAAACCAAAGCGCTTACGAAGCGGCTTTGTATATCGCGCAGCACTCGGGTCTACTAAAAGACCTCTATGAAGATAAATCTGTAGAAGGGCTTAACCGTTACGAAAATATTCAGGAACTGCTTAATGGTATCAAAGAGTTTTCGGAACGTGAGGATATCGAAGAAAAAGGTCTTGAAATTTTCATGCAGGACGTTGCTCTTTTAACGAATGACGACAAAGATAAAGACAAGAATGCCGACACCGTTTCGCTAATGACCATCCACTCCTCAAAGGGCCTGGAGTTTCCGCAGGTGCATGTAGTGGGGCTTGAAGAAAATCTTTTCCCATCGCAGATGTCGCTTAATGCGCGCAGCGATCTGGAAGAAGAACGCCGCCTGTTTTACGTTGCTGTAACGCGGGCTGAAAGCAAACTTACCATTAGCTATGCTACATCCCGCTTTAAATTTGGTACGCTAATTAGTTGTGAGCCAAGCCGGTTTTTAGACGAGATAGATGCCAAATACCTGGAGTTGGACTTTTCTGCGAAACCAGCAGCTTCAAGTTCTTTTTTTGATGATGAACGCAATGCCTGGACCCGTAAAGACACCAACAAAGGCGATACGTTTTCCAAGCCTAAGCCGGCAACCACCCCGCCTCCAGTCAAAACAACTTCTATACTGGCAAAAGCGCATGTGCCAAGCCCTGGTTTTAAGCCATCAGATACATCGGGCCTGCAAGTTGGCATGCAGGTTGAGCACGAACGTTTTGGCTTCGGTAAAGTGATAAACCTGGAGGGAAACAAGCCGGATATCAAGGCAACCATTTTCTTTAAGGAAATAGGGCAGAAACAATTGCTTTTGAAATTTGCTAAATTGAGTATAATCAATGGGACAGATTAA
- a CDS encoding oxidoreductase codes for MSNETTKTFNIGGDLIVNRIGYGAMRITGKGIWGPPKDHDQAIRVLKRAVELGVTFIDTADSYGPNISEELIAEALYPYPADLIIGTKGGLLRTGPDQWPVDASPAHLKEALDGSLKRLKLDQIDLYQLHRIDPNVPAEKTFEFLKQAQQDGKIRHIGLSEVGIDDIKKAQDYFEVVSVQNMYSVDNRKWEGVLEYCQEQHIAFIPWYPLSAGNVSGQAKLQKVADKHSATVHQVALSWLLNHSSNILLIPGTSSVAHLEENMKTASVVLDAEDIDELDGISPPVG; via the coding sequence ATGAGCAACGAAACAACAAAAACATTTAACATAGGCGGCGACCTTATCGTTAACCGCATTGGGTACGGAGCCATGCGCATCACAGGTAAAGGCATCTGGGGACCACCAAAAGATCACGATCAAGCTATCCGGGTTTTAAAACGCGCCGTGGAATTGGGCGTAACCTTTATAGATACGGCTGATAGTTATGGCCCTAATATTTCTGAAGAACTGATAGCCGAAGCTCTGTATCCGTACCCGGCAGATCTGATCATTGGCACAAAAGGTGGATTACTGCGCACCGGGCCGGATCAATGGCCCGTAGATGCTAGTCCCGCCCATTTAAAAGAGGCATTGGACGGCAGCCTCAAACGCTTAAAGCTCGACCAGATAGACCTTTATCAACTGCACCGCATAGACCCGAATGTTCCGGCAGAAAAGACCTTTGAATTTTTGAAGCAGGCACAGCAGGATGGCAAAATCAGGCACATTGGCTTATCTGAAGTAGGTATTGATGACATCAAAAAAGCGCAGGATTATTTCGAAGTGGTATCGGTACAGAATATGTATAGCGTAGACAACCGAAAGTGGGAAGGTGTGCTGGAATATTGCCAGGAGCAGCATATTGCATTTATTCCCTGGTATCCATTAAGTGCGGGTAACGTATCCGGCCAGGCAAAACTGCAAAAGGTGGCCGACAAACACAGTGCTACAGTTCACCAGGTGGCTTTAAGCTGGTTGCTGAACCACTCATCTAATATTTTATTAATTCCGGGCACATCCAGTGTTGCGCATCTGGAAGAGAATATGAAAACAGCCAGCGTGGTGTTGGATGCGGAAGACATCGATGAATTGGACGGCATTTCACCACCGGTAGGATAA
- a CDS encoding transposase yields MTHLNFDNHPQFFTATILDWMPLLREDTFKDIIIKSLQFLSDEKIIVVYGFVIMPNHIHLIWQLQDGHTQKSIQLRFMKFTAQLMKFRLLETKDPRLSSFEVNSRDRQYQFWKRNPLSIDLWTPQVFIQKLDYIHRNPLQPKWHLAEFPEDYEYSSARFYETGIDAFGFLKHHEGD; encoded by the coding sequence ATGACCCACCTAAACTTCGATAATCATCCACAATTCTTTACCGCTACCATATTAGACTGGATGCCGCTATTGCGGGAAGACACATTTAAAGATATAATCATAAAGAGCCTTCAATTTCTATCGGATGAAAAAATTATTGTCGTTTATGGCTTCGTTATCATGCCTAACCATATTCATTTAATTTGGCAGTTGCAGGATGGGCATACCCAAAAATCTATACAACTAAGGTTTATGAAATTTACGGCACAGCTAATGAAATTCAGACTCTTAGAGACAAAGGATCCGCGGCTATCGTCATTTGAGGTAAACTCCAGAGACAGGCAATATCAATTCTGGAAACGAAATCCGCTAAGCATCGATCTATGGACACCACAGGTTTTCATACAAAAACTAGATTATATACATCGAAACCCTTTGCAACCAAAATGGCATTTAGCTGAATTTCCGGAGGATTATGAGTATTCGTCTGCAAGGTTTTATGAAACGGGTATTGATGCTTTTGGATTTCTCAAACATCATGAAGGAGATTAG
- a CDS encoding adenylate cyclase: protein MAVEIERKFLVDMIQWEALNKPAGTVFKQGYIYSDEKRTVRIRVTDKAAYLTLKGSTTGISRSEFEYTIPIEDGNEILSTLTVSAIEKVRYEINYAGKLWEVDVFSGDNQGLIIAEIELESEEENFDKPEWVLAEVSDDSRYSNASLSVTPYQHWDSAGL, encoded by the coding sequence ATGGCTGTAGAAATAGAAAGAAAATTTTTGGTGGACATGATCCAATGGGAAGCACTAAACAAACCTGCCGGTACAGTCTTTAAACAAGGATACATTTATAGCGATGAAAAGCGCACGGTACGTATCAGGGTTACCGATAAGGCGGCGTATTTAACGCTCAAAGGCAGCACAACGGGGATAAGCCGCAGCGAATTTGAATACACTATACCTATTGAAGATGGTAACGAAATATTAAGCACACTTACTGTATCCGCAATTGAAAAAGTGCGGTATGAAATTAATTATGCCGGCAAATTATGGGAGGTGGATGTTTTTAGCGGCGATAATCAGGGTTTAATCATTGCCGAAATTGAATTAGAAAGTGAAGAAGAAAATTTCGACAAACCTGAGTGGGTACTGGCCGAAGTAAGTGACGATTCCAGGTATAGTAATGCCAGTCTTTCAGTAACACCTTATCAACACTGGGATAGCGCTGGTCTATAA
- a CDS encoding transcriptional regulator → MSETIKKKTNKSAGKNIRTLRHERGWSQEDVASRLGISIPAFSKIETGVTDINLSRLEQIANIFEVSVVNLLSLEYVEEPSVQDVSLTNVQKKLLDRETEITNLQRKVILLYEELLSKNQASI, encoded by the coding sequence ATGAGTGAAACTATAAAAAAGAAAACAAACAAGTCGGCAGGTAAAAACATTCGTACACTTCGCCACGAACGCGGTTGGAGTCAGGAGGATGTAGCTAGCCGATTAGGTATTTCTATTCCGGCATTTTCGAAAATAGAAACAGGTGTCACCGACATTAATCTTTCGAGGTTGGAGCAGATCGCAAACATTTTTGAGGTGAGCGTTGTAAATCTGCTATCGCTGGAATATGTAGAAGAACCGAGCGTACAGGATGTCAGCTTAACTAATGTTCAGAAAAAATTATTGGATCGTGAGACTGAGATCACCAACTTGCAGCGGAAGGTAATCTTGCTTTATGAAGAACTTCTTAGTAAGAACCAAGCCTCGATATAA